The following is a genomic window from Ethanoligenens harbinense YUAN-3.
TCGACGCGCTTGAAGAGGTCATCGAAGGGCATCCCGTGCTGCTCAACCGCGCGCCGACGCTGCACCGTCTGGGTATTCAGGCATTCGAGCCGGTGCTGGTGGAAGGCCGCGCGCTTAAACTGCATCCGCTGGCCTGCACGGCCTACAATGCGGACTTCGACGGCGACCAGATGGCCGTGCACGTCCCGCTGTCCACCGAGGCGCAGGCCGAGGCACGCTTCCTCATGCTGGCGGCGAATAACCTGCTCAAACCGTCCGACGGCCGCCCGGTCACGGTGCCGACGCAGGACATGGTGCTCGGTTCCTATTACCTTACGCTTATCAAGCCGGGCGAACCGGGAGAGGGCAAGGTTTTCCGCGATAAAAATGAAGCGCTGATGGCCTACGCCGAAGGCGTGGTCGGCCTGCACGCGCCCATCAAGGTGCGGGTGAGCGGCAAGGTGAACGGCAAGTCCATGACCCGCATCATCGACGCCACGGTGGGTCGCGTCATCTTCAACACGCCCATCCCGCAGGACCTCGGCTATGTGGACCGCACGGTGGAAGGCCATGAGCTGGATCTGGAGATCACCTTCTTGGTCGGCAAAAAGGAACTGGGCAAGATCATCGAAAAGCTCATTAAGATCCACGGTACGTCCCAGACCGCTGCGGTGCTCGACCGCATCAAGGCGCAGGGATATAAATATTCCACCCGCAGCGCGCTGACCATCGCAGTCTGCGACGCCACCATTCCGCCGCAGAAAAAGGCGCTGATCGACGAGGCGGAAGCCAAGATCGAAGGCGTGCTCAAGAAATTCCGCCGCGGCTTGTATTCCGACGAGGAACGGTTCGACAACGTCATTCGTATCTGGGACGAAACCACCAAAAAAGTGGCCAACGCCCTCAACGACAACCTCGACCGCTTCAACCCGATTTATATGTTTGCCAATTCCGGCGCCCGCGGTTCGTTTAACCAGATCCGCCAGCTCGCCGGCATGCGCGGCCTGATCGCCAACACCTCCGGCCGCACCATCGAGGTGCCGATCCGCGCCAATTACCGCGAAGGTCTGAACATCCTCGAATACTTCGTTTCTTCCCGCGGCGCGCGGAAAGGTCTGGCCGATACGGCGCTGCGTACCGCCGACTCGGGTTACCTCACCCGCCGTCTGGTGGATGTTTCGCAGGAGGTCATCATCCGTGAGGAAGACTGCGGCACGCACGAGGGCATCGAGGTCTACGCCATCAAAGACGGCAACGAAATGATCGAGCCGCTCACCGACCGTCTGGTGGGCCGCTATCCCTCCGAGGACATCCTCGACCCCATCACGGGCGAGGTGCTGGCCGACCGCGACACCATGATCAACGACGCAACAGCGGCCAAGATCGTCAAATCCGGCTTGACGGAAATCAAGATTCGCTCGGTGCTCACCTGCGCCGCCAAGCACGGCGTCTGCGCCCGCTGCTACGGCGCCAACCTTGCCAATGGTCAGGCGGTCAGCGTAGGTGAAGCCGCGGGCATCATCGCCGCGCAGTCCATCGGCGAGCCGGGCACCCAGCTCACCATGCGTACGTTCCATACGGGCGGCATCGCCAGCGCCGAGGACATCACACAGGGTCTGCCCCGCGTCGAAGAACTGTTCGAGGCGCGCAAACCGAAGCATCTGGCCATCATTTCCGAAATCGACGGCGAGATCAGCCTGCATGAGGACAAACGCGGCCGTTCCGTCACCGTCACCAATGCGGAGCAGGGAGACAGCCGGTCCTACTCCGTGCCGTACGGCTCGCGCATCCATGTGGCCGAGGGCCAGCGTGTGAAAGCCGGCGATCTGCTCACCGAAGGTTCGGTCAACCCGCACGACATCCTTGCCATCAAGGGCACCAAGGGCGTGCAGGATTACCTCATCCAGGAAGTGCAGCGCGTCTACCGGATGCAGGGCGTGGATATCAACGACAAGCATATCGAGGTCATCGTGCGCCAGATGATGCGCAAGCTGAAAGTGGAGGACGAGGGCGATACCGACCTGCTGCCGGGCGTGCTGATTGACCGCGCGGAGCTGGAGACCGAAAACGCCAAGGTGCGCGCCCGTATCGAGGCCGGCGAGAAAGACCTGCGCGAAGCCACCGCGAGTGCGACACTGCTGGGCATCACCAAGGCCTCGCTGGCCACCGAGTCCTGGCTCTCCGCCGCGTCCTTCCAGGAAACGACCCGCGTGCTGACCGACGCTGCCATCAAAGGCAAGGTCGATCCGCTGCTCGGTCTGAAGGAAAACGTCATCATCGGCAAGCTGGTGCCGGCCGGCACCGGAATGAAGTGCTACCGTGATGTGGATATCGAGCCGTCCGAAGAAGCCTGATGCATGTTGGCCGGTCCGGATATTCATTAAAAGCGGTGGTTTCCTTTCGGGCAATACTTGACAGTTTCACAAAAAACATGATATAATGACTACTTGTGTGGGCAGCCATGTTGCAAAGCACGGCTGCCCCTGCACGTGTGGGGAAATCGTTTGGGTTTCCGCCACGAGCAACTATTTTTATGAGGAGGTGCAGTATGCCAACCTTTAATCAGTTGGTGCGCAAAGGCAGAGAGGTTTCCGTCAAAAAGGCGAAGGCGCCGGCGCTTTTGAAAGGTATGAACACCAAAAAGCACGTCGCCATCGATCAGGAATCGCCTCAAAAGCGTGGTGTGTGCACGGCAGTGAAGACCATGACCCCGAAAAAACCGAACTCGGCGCTCCGCAAAATCGCGAGGGTGCGTCTGACCAACGGCATCGAGGTTACGTCGTATATTCCGGGCATCGGCCATAACCTGCAGGAGCATAGTGTTGTGCTCATTCGCGGCGGTCGTGTCAAGGATCTGCCTGGTGTGCGTTACCACATCATCCGCGGCACGCTTGATGCACAGGGCGTCGCCAAACGGATGCAGGCCCGTTCCAAATACGGCGCCAAACGCCCGAAACCGGGTGCGGCGGCCGGCGCGGCCAAGAAGTAATCTTTGAACTTTACAAGTGCCAAGCAGGGCAGTTTTCATATACAGGGCGGTCTGTTCATCCCTTGTATCGAGACGCCTTTGCCGCACCGCGAAAGGGCGGTTCGTCCGTCGTTTTCGAGTACCTGTGAATTCATTATGTGAAGGAGGGAAGCGAAGTGCCAAGAAGAGGCTCCGTTTCTATGAGGGATGTCCTGCCCGACCCGCTTTATCATTCCAAGCTGGTCACCAGGCTCATCAACAACATCATGATCGATGGAAAAAAGGGCGTCGCGCAGAAAATTGTGTATGACGCTTTTGAAATCATCAAAGAAAAATCCGGGAAAGACCCGCTTGAGGTCTTTGAAGCCGCCATGGAAAACATCATGCCGGTGCTGGAAGTCAAAGCCCGCCGCGTGGGTGGCGCCACCTATCAGGTGCCGATGGAAGTGCGGCCGGAACGCCGCCAGACCTTGGGCCTGCGGTGGCTGACGACCTATTCCCGCGCCCGCAGCGAGAAAACCATGCGTGAACGTCTTGCCAACGAGATCATGGACGCCATCAACAATGTCGGCAGCTCCGTGAAGAAGAAGGAAGACACCCACAAGATGGCTGAAGCCAATAAGGCTTTCTCTCATTACAGGTGGTAAGCGCCTGTTTACAGCCTTGCATCATGGAAGGAAGAACGAAAGGAGGACGCTATGCCAAGACAAGTTTCTCTTGAAATGACCCGTAATATTGGCATAATGGCCCACATCGACGCCGGTAAAACCACCACGACCGAGCGTATCCTGTTCTACACAGGCATCACGCACAAAATCGGCGAGGTTCACGAAGGTGAGGCGACGATGGACTGGATGGAGCAGGAGCAGGAACGCGGCATCACCATTACGTCTGCCGCCACCACCTGTTTCTGGAAAGACCATCGTATCAACATCATCGACACGCCCGGCCACGTGGATTTCACTGTTGAGGTGGAACGTTCGCTGCGCGTGCTGGATGGTTCGGTGACGGTTCTGGCGGCCAAAGGCGGCGTGGAACCGCAGTCCGAAACGGTGTGGCACCAGGCAAACAAGTACAATGTTCCCCGCATGGTCTATATCAACAAGATGGATACCCTGGGCGCCGATTTCTACGGCTGTATCGATCAGATGCTCGACCGGCTCAAATGCAACGCCGTGCCCATCCAGCTTCCTATCGGTTCGGAAGATACTTTCCGGGGCATCATCGACCTGATGGAGATGAATGCCGACGTCTATTATGACGATTTGGGCAAGGACATGCGCGTGGAGGAGATCCCGGAGGATCTGAAAGAGAAAGCCGAGGAATATCACCACGCGATGGTCGAAGCCATTGTGGAGACCGACGAAGCACTCATGGAGAAATATCTGGAAAACCAGGAAATCTCCAAAGAAGAACTGAAAAAGGCACTGCGCAAAGCAACCATCAGCAATGAGATCGTTCCGGTCACCTGTGGAACTTCCTACAAAAACAAAGGCGTACAGAAATTGCTGGACGCCGTCATCGACTATATGCCCGCGCCGACCGATATCCCCGCCATCAAGGGCGTCGTGCCCGGCACGGATGAAGAGACCGATCGCCACGCTTCAGACGACGAGCCGTTCTCCGCGCTTGCGTTCAAGATCGCGACCGACCCGTTCGTGGGCAAGCTCTGCTTCTTCCGCGTCTATTCCGGTATGGTGAATGCCGGCGCTACCGTCTATAACTCCACTAAGGACAACGACGAGCGCATGGGCCGTATCCTGCAGATGCACGCGAACCATCGGCAGGATCTGGATACCGTTTACGCGGGCGACATCGCCGCTGCGGTGGGCCTGAAAAATACCACCACTGGCGACACGCTCTGCGACGAGAAGCACCCGGTCATTCTGGAGTCCATGGAGTTCCCGGAACCGGTTATCCGTGTGGCCATCGAGCCGAAAACGAAAGCCGGCCAGGAAAAAATGGGCATCGCGCTGGCCAAACTGGCGGAAGAAGACCCGACCTTTAAGACCTATACGGACGAGGAGACCGGGCAGACCATCATCGCCGGTATGGGCGAGCTCCATCTGGAAATCATCGTCGACCGTATGTTGCGTGAGTTCAAAGTTGAAGCGAATGTCGGTGCGCCGCAGGTGGCCTATAAAGAGACCATCCGTAAATCCGCCGATATTGATAACAAATACGCGCGTCAGTCGGGCGGCCGCGGCCAGTACGGTCATGTCAAGATCAAAATGGAGCCTAACGAATCCGGCAAAGGCTATGAGTTCATCAACGCCATCGTCGGCGGTGCCATTCCGAAAGAGTATATCCCGGCGGTTGATGCCGGTATTCAGGGCGCTATGCAGAGCGGTATTCTCGCCGGTTACAGCGTGGTGGACGTGAAAGTCACGCTGTATGACGGTTCCTATCATGAGGTTGACTCCTCGGAAATGGCGTTTAAAATCGCCGGTTCCATGGCGTTCAAAGAAGGCATGAAGAAAGCCGATCCCGTCCTGCTTGAACCGCTGATGAAAGTTGTAGTCGTGGTGCCGGAAGAGTATATGGGCGACGTTATCGGCGACATCAACTCCCGCCGCGGCCAGATTCAGGGTATGGAAGCCCGAAGCGGCATGCAGCAGATCACGGCGTTTGTGCCTCTGGCGGAAATGTTCGGTTACGCGACCGACCTGCGCTCCAAAACGCAGGGTCGCGGCCAGTATTCCATGGAACCCGATCATTATCAGGAAGTGCCCAAGAGCGTGCAGGAGAAGATCATCACCGCGCGCAGCAAAAAAGGCGAATGATTTTGCTTTCCGCTTGCATTTCCATGCCCGAATTGCTAGAATATTGCTATATGGATTTGGGCTGAAACGTATATAACTTGATTCGTAAGAATAAAAGGAGGACAATCCCACATGGCAAAGGCTAAATATGAGAGAACAAAACCGCATGTTAACATTGGTACCATCGGTCACGTCGACCATGGCAAAACCACGCTGACTGCTGCCATCACCAAAGTGCTGGGCTTGAAAGGCAAGGCTCAGTTCCAGGCATACGATCAGATCGATAAAGCTCCGGAAGAGCGTGAACGCGGCATCACCATCAACACCGCGCACATTGAATACGAAACCGAAAAACGTCACTATGCTCACGTTGACTGCCCCGGCCACGCCGACTATGTGAAAAACATGATTACCGGCGCCGCGCAGATGGACGGCGCCATCCTGGTTGTGTCCGCTGCCGACGGCCCTATGCCGCAGACCCGCGAGCACATTCTGCTGGCTCGTAACGTCGGCGTGCCGTATATCGTTGTGTTCCTGAACAAAGTCGACCAGGTTGATGATCCGGAACTGCTCGATCTGGTCGAGATGGAAGTGCGCGAACTGCTTTCCAACTATGACTTCCCGGGTGACGATGTGCCAATCATCAAAGGCTCCGCTCTGCAGGTTCTGGAGAGCACTTCTACCGATCCGAACGCGCCGGAATACAAATGCATTTCGGATCTCATGGATGCGGTCGACGAATATATCCCGACCCCGGAGCGCAAGAGCGATCTGCCGTTCCTGATGCCGGTTGAAGATGTCTTCACCATCACCGGTCGCGGCACCGTGGCCACCGGTCGTGTGGAACGCGGCCAGGTCAAAGTCGGCGAAGAAGTCGAGATCATCGGCTTGACCACCGAGCGTAAAAAGACCACCGTTACCGGTTTGGAAATGTTCCGCAAAACGCTTGATTTTGCTGAAGCCGGCGATAACGTGGGTGCCCTGCTCCGCGGCGTGCAGCGTGCAGACATCGAACGTGGCCAGGTTCTCTGCAAACCCGGTACGATCCATCCGTATACCAAATTCTCTGGCCAGGTCTATGTTCTGACCAAAGAAGAGGGTGGCCGTCACACCGCGTTCTTCAATAACTATCGTCCGCAGTTCTACTTCCGGACCACGGATGTGACGGGTGTTGTCACGCTGCCGGAAGGCACTGAAATGTGCATGCCTGGCGATAATGTCACCATGGACGTGGAACTGATCACGCCGATCGCCATTGAAGTGGGCCTGCGTTTCTCCATCCGTGAAGGCGGCCGTACGGTCGGTTCCGGCATGGTTACCGCAGTTAAAGACTGATTTTTGAGTTAAAGCTTAGACATAGCAACAAAATCCGCCCCTGTGTGTATCATTCGCACAGGGGCGGATTTTATTGTCTGCGGATACTTCTGAAACTTGTCCCCATCAGATCACGGTTTGTCCCAACGCTTGTTGGGTGAAAAAACAGGCACGCAGGCCAGCCAGAGTCCCAGAAACGCACCTTCCACGGCTCGTTCCACCGACTCGGCGTGTGCGGCTGGATCAATTGCGCCGAACAAACGTACCAGCAACAGGCCGATGCAGGCGAACAGAATCACCAAAGCGCCGGGAGTCCACCACTGCATTTTGGGTGCCAGGCGCTTACGCAGATGCATTTTGCTGAATAGGAGATGGAGGAAGATGCCCACGCCGGCCGTTGTGCCGAATAGATAAATTAAATTCTCCATATTGGAACAGCCTTTCTTTTGAATCACCGGCAGAACACAGCACCAGGTTCATCATCTGTCTGTGTCATCCGGCAGCTTATCTATCCTGCCTATGGTAGCATACCCTTTCCGGATTTGCAATGCCGCGATATATGTAAGCCGCCCTTAGGCGGCTTGGATGTGTAGAAAAGTGCGCTGCGGCATGCGCATTATCTGCGGTGGCAGCAATACAGGATCTTGCAGCACAGCCATCTGGGATGGGTAAACACTGGCCAGAAGCAATCGCGCCGCACCTGTGGGAAATAACGAACGCCCTTGCAGCCAGCATCCGTGCAGGCACGGCATTCCGGCACGAACGGCGGTGTAGAGAAGCAGCAGTCCAGATTGGGCATAAAATCAGCTCCCGTTGAATGTGAAATGGGAAAAATCGTTTGAGCAGGTGCGTGGGCACCTGCCATATTTTATGCCCGCTTCGGTATTTGTGCCACCGGGTGTTGTCCCACTTTGCGCACCTGCGGAATAAAATGAATGTAAAGGGCATGTGTAGATGCCCGCTTTCGTGCGCAGTGCCGTGGGTGTGCGGAAAAGCGAAGCGGCAGGATGATTAAAACGCGGGATAACGGGCAAAATAGAAGCAGATGTAAAAAAGAATGAAATCGGAGCGTGGCTACTGTGACGGTACACAGAGGTGACATTTATTATGCGGATCTCAGCCCTGTTGTTGGTTCCGAGCAAGGCGGTATCCGCCCGGTTTTGATCGTGCAGAACGATGTGGGGAACAAATACAGCCCAACGGTGATTGCCGCAGCGATCACCAGTCAGACAGGCAAGGCCAGGCTTCCCACGCACATCAACCTTCATGCGGAAACGTGCGGGTTATCCAAAGACTCGGTTGTTTTGTTGGAACAGATTCGCACACTGGACAAACGGAGGCTGAAAGAGCACATGGGAACGCTGGACTCGCCTGCTATGCAACGCATCAATCAGGCCCTTTCCATCAGTTTCGGCCTTGGCGGTTCACGCGGGAACGCGAAGACTACATAAAAGCGTCCCGCGAAAGGAAAAAATGCCCCGCCCACCAATCGGTGGGCGGGCGAATATTGAAATGATTTGATTTTCCGCTGATCCAGCGGATTTTTTTGTGTTTGGGTTACCGTATGCCATGTATATTATATCCTTGCCGCGAAAAAATAAAAAAGAGACAGCTGCCGGAAGGCCGAAAGGAGCAAAGCTATGGCGTCACTGACCGTACAGGAATTGCAGGCAATGGATCGGCATTTGGCCTCGGAGCAGATGCTGGTCAAAAAATATGTGTCCCTTTCCGTATCTTGTACAGATCCGCAGCTCAAAGCCAAATTTGAACAAATATCGGCGAGGCATCAGGACCATTTCAACCGTTTGATCAAGCATCTCGAATGAGGGAGGGTATCTGCCATGCCGTTTGGAAACAATACGAAAAACCAGTGGGGGGA
Proteins encoded in this region:
- the rpoC gene encoding DNA-directed RNA polymerase subunit beta' — its product is MSRHELGRGRRNLEFNVFDTIKIGLASPDKILEWSHGEVKKPETINYRTLKPERDGLFCERIFGPTKDWECHCGKYKRIRYKGKICERCGVEVTRAKVRRERMGHIALAAPVSHIWYFKGIPSRMGLILDLSPRLLEKVLYFASYIVVDPGNTPLEKKQLLSEKEYRDMREKYEDDFKAGMGAECIKELLAEIDLDQLGDSLKAELKTSSGQKKVRILKRLEVVEAFRSSGNRPEWMILDVVPVIPPDLRPMVQLDGGRFATSDLNDLYRRVINRNNRLKRLLELGAPDIIVRNEKRMLQEAVDALIDNGRRGRPVTGPNNRPLKSLSDMLKGKQGRFRQNLLGKRVDYSGRSVIVVGPELKLYQCGLPKEMALELFKPFVMKRLVETGAASNIKSARKMVERAKNEVFDALEEVIEGHPVLLNRAPTLHRLGIQAFEPVLVEGRALKLHPLACTAYNADFDGDQMAVHVPLSTEAQAEARFLMLAANNLLKPSDGRPVTVPTQDMVLGSYYLTLIKPGEPGEGKVFRDKNEALMAYAEGVVGLHAPIKVRVSGKVNGKSMTRIIDATVGRVIFNTPIPQDLGYVDRTVEGHELDLEITFLVGKKELGKIIEKLIKIHGTSQTAAVLDRIKAQGYKYSTRSALTIAVCDATIPPQKKALIDEAEAKIEGVLKKFRRGLYSDEERFDNVIRIWDETTKKVANALNDNLDRFNPIYMFANSGARGSFNQIRQLAGMRGLIANTSGRTIEVPIRANYREGLNILEYFVSSRGARKGLADTALRTADSGYLTRRLVDVSQEVIIREEDCGTHEGIEVYAIKDGNEMIEPLTDRLVGRYPSEDILDPITGEVLADRDTMINDATAAKIVKSGLTEIKIRSVLTCAAKHGVCARCYGANLANGQAVSVGEAAGIIAAQSIGEPGTQLTMRTFHTGGIASAEDITQGLPRVEELFEARKPKHLAIISEIDGEISLHEDKRGRSVTVTNAEQGDSRSYSVPYGSRIHVAEGQRVKAGDLLTEGSVNPHDILAIKGTKGVQDYLIQEVQRVYRMQGVDINDKHIEVIVRQMMRKLKVEDEGDTDLLPGVLIDRAELETENAKVRARIEAGEKDLREATASATLLGITKASLATESWLSAASFQETTRVLTDAAIKGKVDPLLGLKENVIIGKLVPAGTGMKCYRDVDIEPSEEA
- the tuf gene encoding elongation factor Tu translates to MAKAKYERTKPHVNIGTIGHVDHGKTTLTAAITKVLGLKGKAQFQAYDQIDKAPEERERGITINTAHIEYETEKRHYAHVDCPGHADYVKNMITGAAQMDGAILVVSAADGPMPQTREHILLARNVGVPYIVVFLNKVDQVDDPELLDLVEMEVRELLSNYDFPGDDVPIIKGSALQVLESTSTDPNAPEYKCISDLMDAVDEYIPTPERKSDLPFLMPVEDVFTITGRGTVATGRVERGQVKVGEEVEIIGLTTERKKTTVTGLEMFRKTLDFAEAGDNVGALLRGVQRADIERGQVLCKPGTIHPYTKFSGQVYVLTKEEGGRHTAFFNNYRPQFYFRTTDVTGVVTLPEGTEMCMPGDNVTMDVELITPIAIEVGLRFSIREGGRTVGSGMVTAVKD
- the rpsL gene encoding 30S ribosomal protein S12; translated protein: MPTFNQLVRKGREVSVKKAKAPALLKGMNTKKHVAIDQESPQKRGVCTAVKTMTPKKPNSALRKIARVRLTNGIEVTSYIPGIGHNLQEHSVVLIRGGRVKDLPGVRYHIIRGTLDAQGVAKRMQARSKYGAKRPKPGAAAGAAKK
- the rpsG gene encoding 30S ribosomal protein S7, with protein sequence MPRRGSVSMRDVLPDPLYHSKLVTRLINNIMIDGKKGVAQKIVYDAFEIIKEKSGKDPLEVFEAAMENIMPVLEVKARRVGGATYQVPMEVRPERRQTLGLRWLTTYSRARSEKTMRERLANEIMDAINNVGSSVKKKEDTHKMAEANKAFSHYRW
- the fusA gene encoding elongation factor G, with protein sequence MPRQVSLEMTRNIGIMAHIDAGKTTTTERILFYTGITHKIGEVHEGEATMDWMEQEQERGITITSAATTCFWKDHRINIIDTPGHVDFTVEVERSLRVLDGSVTVLAAKGGVEPQSETVWHQANKYNVPRMVYINKMDTLGADFYGCIDQMLDRLKCNAVPIQLPIGSEDTFRGIIDLMEMNADVYYDDLGKDMRVEEIPEDLKEKAEEYHHAMVEAIVETDEALMEKYLENQEISKEELKKALRKATISNEIVPVTCGTSYKNKGVQKLLDAVIDYMPAPTDIPAIKGVVPGTDEETDRHASDDEPFSALAFKIATDPFVGKLCFFRVYSGMVNAGATVYNSTKDNDERMGRILQMHANHRQDLDTVYAGDIAAAVGLKNTTTGDTLCDEKHPVILESMEFPEPVIRVAIEPKTKAGQEKMGIALAKLAEEDPTFKTYTDEETGQTIIAGMGELHLEIIVDRMLREFKVEANVGAPQVAYKETIRKSADIDNKYARQSGGRGQYGHVKIKMEPNESGKGYEFINAIVGGAIPKEYIPAVDAGIQGAMQSGILAGYSVVDVKVTLYDGSYHEVDSSEMAFKIAGSMAFKEGMKKADPVLLEPLMKVVVVVPEEYMGDVIGDINSRRGQIQGMEARSGMQQITAFVPLAEMFGYATDLRSKTQGRGQYSMEPDHYQEVPKSVQEKIITARSKKGE
- a CDS encoding type II toxin-antitoxin system PemK/MazF family toxin, encoding MTVHRGDIYYADLSPVVGSEQGGIRPVLIVQNDVGNKYSPTVIAAAITSQTGKARLPTHINLHAETCGLSKDSVVLLEQIRTLDKRRLKEHMGTLDSPAMQRINQALSISFGLGGSRGNAKTT